The following proteins come from a genomic window of Varunaivibrio sulfuroxidans:
- a CDS encoding GIY-YIG nuclease family protein, whose translation MRSDDKKTAIMAYKERKTVAGIYAVRCRVSGRVWVGQSPNLDTVQNRIWFTLRFASNPNRDMQAAWRDHGAESFTFEIVERLAQDISPHGRKSHLKARVAYWRLALDAAIV comes from the coding sequence ATGCGTAGTGACGATAAAAAAACGGCGATTATGGCCTACAAAGAACGCAAGACCGTCGCCGGAATATACGCCGTTCGGTGTCGCGTTTCGGGTCGGGTATGGGTCGGGCAAAGTCCAAACCTAGATACCGTCCAGAATCGGATATGGTTCACGCTGCGTTTCGCCAGCAACCCCAATCGAGATATGCAGGCGGCTTGGCGCGATCACGGGGCCGAGAGCTTCACGTTTGAAATTGTCGAGCGGCTCGCGCAAGATATTTCGCCCCACGGCAGAAAATCGCATCTGAAGGCGCGTGTGGCTTATTGGCGTTTGGCGCTCGATGCCGCGATCGTCTGA
- a CDS encoding class I SAM-dependent methyltransferase: MPPSPPKRRKGTGASLEKIANHLLVIAGAYSYRLRERGPSAGGVFWKNDDGQILRYDILLSILDERDHRDGVSINDLGCGYGVLFDLIEDQPFMREGRFYGYDICPDMVEEARKLHRDPRAHFSIAATPTHEADYSFVSGTYNMCIEAERGAWSDYIFESLAMLWNKSRRGIAFNMLDARTRVHIDDLYYADRADFLDFAHTLSDDVTIVDDYPLDEWTIFIRRSPK; encoded by the coding sequence ATGCCTCCATCGCCCCCGAAACGTCGCAAGGGTACCGGAGCGTCCCTGGAGAAAATAGCCAATCACCTGCTGGTGATCGCGGGGGCCTACAGTTACCGGCTTCGCGAACGGGGACCGTCGGCCGGTGGCGTTTTCTGGAAAAACGACGACGGGCAAATATTGCGTTACGATATCTTACTGAGCATCCTCGACGAACGCGATCATCGAGACGGCGTCTCGATCAACGATCTGGGCTGCGGTTACGGGGTGTTGTTCGATCTGATCGAAGACCAACCGTTCATGCGCGAGGGACGCTTTTACGGCTACGACATCTGCCCCGACATGGTCGAGGAGGCGCGCAAGCTCCACCGTGACCCCCGAGCGCACTTTTCGATCGCCGCAACCCCCACTCACGAGGCCGATTACTCCTTCGTTTCGGGAACCTATAACATGTGCATTGAGGCCGAACGCGGCGCATGGAGCGATTATATCTTCGAAAGCCTGGCGATGCTGTGGAACAAAAGCCGGCGGGGGATCGCCTTTAACATGCTGGACGCCCGCACCCGGGTGCACATCGACGATCTGTATTACGCCGACCGCGCCGACTTCCTCGATTTCGCCCATACCTTGTCGGACGACGTCACCATCGTCGATGACTATCCCCTCGACGAATGGACGATCTTTATCCGCAGATCCCCGAAATGA
- the ygfZ gene encoding CAF17-like 4Fe-4S cluster assembly/insertion protein YgfZ, translating to MTTPASAPPSPPAPPAPMHVWLEHRGVIGLEGPDAADFLQGLVSNDVSHVSPQNAIWAAFLTPQGKYLHDFFIAQNDARLLIDCDAGRLGDLLRRLSMYKLRADVTLSDLSDRFAVGVGIGAAASAILNLNEDVGATIAMNDAIAFVDPRHRQLGCRIIAPKTNLNILNDAGIPSGKFDDYETLRISLGIPDGPRDLRVEKSILLENGFDELHGIDWDKGCYMGQELTARTKYRGLVRKRLMPVAIDGPAPAPGTPIMAGDREAGEMRTHAGDMGLALLRLEFVAEDVPLIAGSARLSPRKPEWAEF from the coding sequence ATGACAACACCCGCGTCCGCACCCCCCTCGCCGCCCGCACCTCCGGCCCCCATGCACGTCTGGCTTGAACACCGTGGCGTAATCGGCCTCGAAGGGCCGGACGCAGCCGATTTTCTTCAAGGCTTGGTGTCCAACGACGTCTCCCACGTCTCCCCGCAGAACGCTATCTGGGCGGCCTTTTTGACACCCCAGGGGAAATACCTGCATGATTTTTTCATCGCCCAAAACGACGCGCGCCTACTGATCGATTGCGACGCCGGGCGCCTTGGCGACCTGTTGCGCCGGCTTTCCATGTACAAGCTGCGCGCCGACGTCACCTTATCGGATCTGAGCGATCGGTTCGCCGTCGGCGTGGGGATCGGCGCGGCGGCCAGCGCCATCTTAAATTTAAACGAAGACGTCGGCGCGACCATCGCGATGAACGATGCAATTGCTTTTGTCGATCCGCGCCACCGCCAATTGGGCTGCCGCATCATCGCGCCCAAGACGAACCTGAATATCCTGAACGATGCGGGCATTCCTTCTGGAAAATTCGACGACTACGAAACCTTGCGCATATCCCTCGGCATCCCCGATGGACCGCGCGATCTGCGCGTGGAAAAATCCATCCTCCTGGAAAACGGCTTCGACGAATTGCATGGCATCGACTGGGACAAAGGGTGTTACATGGGGCAGGAATTGACCGCGCGCACGAAGTACCGCGGCTTGGTGCGTAAACGGCTGATGCCGGTGGCCATCGACGGCCCCGCCCCCGCGCCGGGAACCCCGATCATGGCCGGAGATCGCGAGGCCGGTGAAATGCGTACACACGCGGGCGACATGGGTCTCGCCCTACTGCGTCTGGAATTCGTCGCCGAAGATGTTCCTCTAATCGCGGGGAGCGCCCGCCTCAGCCCGAGAAAACCGGAATGGGCCGAGTTCTAG
- a CDS encoding glycosyltransferase family 9 protein: MRILFVTSTRIGDGVLSTGLLDHLIARHPGARVTVACGPASAQLFEAVPGIEEIIVLTKKPYSRHWIDLWKRCVGRFWDIVVDLRNAPLTLALFAKRRCRLGARMKNSDRHRVIDLAAVLGLEDTPPMPRLWTSPEHERAARDLVPEGAPVLLLAPSANWRGKVWMAERFVATALRLTADGDILPGGRIAVLGHESERAMLDPVLDALPEERRISLIGAHHLLTIHACLRRGGLFIGNDSGLMHMAAAAGVPTVGLFGPSRPEHYAPWGAKGDFVRTRIPIEGLFPDDYNHRTTESLMDSLSVDDVCACARRLYRRVANG; encoded by the coding sequence ATGCGTATTTTGTTCGTCACCTCGACCCGCATTGGTGATGGTGTTTTGTCAACGGGGCTTCTCGATCATTTGATCGCGCGCCATCCCGGCGCGCGGGTCACGGTAGCTTGTGGACCGGCGTCGGCGCAATTGTTCGAGGCCGTGCCCGGTATCGAGGAAATTATCGTCCTTACCAAAAAGCCCTATTCACGCCATTGGATCGATCTGTGGAAACGCTGCGTCGGACGGTTTTGGGATATCGTCGTCGATTTGCGCAACGCGCCTCTGACTCTGGCGTTGTTCGCCAAGCGGCGCTGTCGTTTGGGGGCGCGGATGAAAAACAGCGATCGCCATCGGGTTATCGACCTGGCCGCGGTGTTGGGGCTGGAGGACACCCCCCCCATGCCGCGGCTATGGACGTCGCCCGAGCACGAACGCGCCGCCCGGGACCTTGTGCCTGAGGGCGCACCGGTGCTGCTGCTCGCCCCCAGCGCCAATTGGCGAGGTAAGGTGTGGATGGCCGAACGCTTCGTTGCGACGGCCCTGCGCTTGACGGCGGACGGCGACATCCTGCCTGGGGGGCGGATCGCCGTGCTGGGCCACGAAAGCGAGCGGGCGATGCTCGACCCGGTTTTGGACGCCTTGCCCGAAGAGCGCCGGATATCCCTAATTGGGGCGCATCATTTGTTGACCATCCATGCCTGTCTCCGCCGAGGGGGCCTGTTTATCGGCAACGATTCGGGGCTGATGCACATGGCAGCGGCGGCGGGCGTGCCGACGGTTGGCTTGTTCGGCCCGTCGCGCCCTGAACACTACGCGCCGTGGGGGGCGAAGGGGGATTTCGTGCGGACCCGAATTCCTATCGAAGGGCTGTTCCCCGACGACTATAATCACCGCACGACGGAAAGTCTGATGGACTCGTTGTCGGTGGATGACGTTTGCGCGTGCGCGCGGCGGCTTTATCGAAGGGTCGCTAATGGGTGA
- a CDS encoding glycosyltransferase family 2 protein, with protein MSERKKRLSALVVAHNEEAQLEDCLHRLMFADELVVVLDKCTDGSKAIAERHGAKIIEGSWDIEGPRRMAGIEACGGDWILEVDADERVGVALAEEIRRTMETAPFGYFLIPFDNYVGDHLVRYGWGASWGVSATARLFAKGAKHWGDQRIHPGVTLKGERGWLTQRMVHYVDKNISDMILRLDRYSSARARDLRASGKIGTLPDNIRRLFSRFFKCYVGRKGYREGVYGFLIALMAGLFPLLSHIKARLEDD; from the coding sequence ATGAGCGAACGAAAAAAACGGTTGAGCGCGCTTGTCGTCGCCCATAACGAAGAAGCGCAGTTGGAAGATTGCTTGCACCGTCTCATGTTCGCCGACGAACTTGTCGTCGTGCTCGACAAATGCACCGATGGCTCGAAGGCGATCGCCGAACGCCACGGCGCAAAAATCATCGAGGGGTCGTGGGATATCGAAGGACCCCGGCGGATGGCCGGTATCGAGGCGTGCGGCGGCGACTGGATCCTTGAGGTCGATGCCGACGAGCGGGTCGGCGTCGCGTTGGCCGAAGAAATTCGCCGCACCATGGAGACCGCCCCGTTCGGCTATTTTCTGATTCCGTTCGACAATTACGTCGGCGACCACTTGGTTCGCTATGGCTGGGGCGCGTCCTGGGGGGTTAGCGCCACCGCGCGCTTGTTCGCCAAGGGGGCCAAGCACTGGGGCGATCAACGCATCCACCCCGGCGTCACCCTCAAGGGGGAACGCGGCTGGTTGACGCAGCGCATGGTCCATTACGTGGATAAGAATATTTCCGATATGATCTTGCGCCTGGACCGTTATTCCAGCGCGCGGGCGCGCGATCTGCGGGCCTCGGGCAAGATCGGCACCCTGCCCGACAACATCCGGCGATTGTTCTCGCGCTTTTTCAAGTGCTATGTCGGACGCAAGGGCTATCGCGAGGGCGTCTACGGCTTCCTGATCGCCTTGATGGCGGGGCTGTTCCCCTTGTTGTCGCATATCAAAGCCCGCCTGGAGGACGACTGA
- a CDS encoding glycosyltransferase yields the protein MRLLQAMAGAHSGGAEGFFERLVIALNKRGVAQRVVIRTDDARAARLAEGGVSALQLPFSGVFDGTTRRALKREIAAFRPDVVMTWMNRATAKMPSSTKAHPFVFTARLGGYYDLKYYRRCDHLVGNTHDLVEYMTRSGWPAGRAHYLPNFVAGDGAPPVSHSALGVPAGAPLVFGLGRLHENKAFDVLIRAVARLDGVHLVIGGEGPLRGELEKLARDLGVAGRVHMPGWRDDVAALLAAADVFVCSSRHEPLGNVVIEGWAHRAPVVAAASAGPAALIEDGESGLLVAIDDDDAMGRAIARVMTDDALRAKMVARGHDAYRENFTEEVVVARYMDFFETLAGGKNRREAF from the coding sequence ATGCGCCTGTTGCAAGCCATGGCGGGCGCGCACAGCGGCGGGGCCGAGGGCTTTTTCGAACGCCTCGTCATCGCCCTCAACAAGCGCGGCGTGGCGCAAAGGGTGGTTATCCGTACCGACGATGCGCGCGCCGCCCGCTTGGCCGAGGGCGGGGTCTCGGCGCTTCAGTTGCCCTTTTCTGGGGTTTTCGATGGGACAACCCGGCGCGCCTTGAAGCGCGAAATCGCCGCCTTCCGCCCCGATGTGGTGATGACCTGGATGAACCGCGCCACCGCCAAGATGCCCAGTTCGACAAAGGCGCACCCGTTCGTCTTCACGGCGCGCCTCGGGGGCTATTACGATTTGAAATATTACCGCCGCTGCGACCATCTGGTGGGCAATACCCACGACTTGGTGGAGTATATGACCCGTTCGGGGTGGCCCGCCGGACGAGCGCACTATTTGCCTAATTTCGTCGCCGGCGACGGCGCGCCGCCGGTTTCGCACTCGGCGCTCGGCGTGCCTGCGGGGGCGCCGCTGGTGTTCGGCCTCGGACGGCTCCATGAGAACAAGGCGTTCGATGTGCTGATCCGCGCCGTGGCGCGGCTGGACGGCGTCCATCTGGTGATCGGCGGCGAAGGACCTTTGCGCGGCGAACTGGAAAAACTGGCGCGGGACCTGGGCGTCGCCGGTCGGGTTCACATGCCGGGTTGGCGCGACGACGTTGCGGCCCTGTTGGCGGCGGCGGATGTTTTCGTCTGTTCGTCGCGCCACGAACCGCTGGGCAACGTGGTCATCGAAGGCTGGGCCCACCGCGCCCCCGTGGTGGCCGCCGCCAGCGCCGGCCCGGCGGCGCTGATCGAGGATGGCGAAAGCGGTCTTCTGGTGGCTATCGACGACGACGATGCGATGGGGCGGGCGATCGCGCGGGTGATGACCGATGACGCCTTGCGGGCGAAGATGGTTGCGCGTGGCCACGACGCCTATCGGGAAAACTTTACCGAAGAGGTCGTCGTTGCGCGCTACATGGATTTTTTCGAGACGCTCGCCGGAGGAAAAAACAGGCGGGAGGCGTTCTGA
- the asnB gene encoding asparagine synthase (glutamine-hydrolyzing), translating to MCGIAGVMTKAAAIPGEAQLDALGRALAHRGPDGAGRYRGAGVALVQTRLSIIDIEGGDQPLYADRTGGSRGGAGGDDDVVLIANGEIYNYIELRATLGEERFKTRSDCEPPLLLYLRDGVDFARHLRGMYAIAIYDPRGGSAAGGRLVLSRDPFGVKPLYYVENEDGFAFASEPQALLAAGLCPRAENPRARDELLNLQFTTGMQTAFAGIRRVAPGETLVVEGGRITVRHRIAALPEGGPRRTGKGAALRDLDDGLNEAVAVHQRADVPYGMFLSGGIDSSVLLAMMSRLNEQPVTAFTAGFRDAEGAGVHDERDHARALAKSMRAHHVEVEFGADDFWTLLPRIARAMDDPAADYAILPTWKLAQTARENGIKVVLSGEGGDETFAGYGRYRTACRTWPFARAMRRKGIVQELGILRHEDTARTWRAGMARAEMEAALKGRTRLQIAQAVDCADWLPGDLLTKLDRCLMAHGIEGRVPFLDPKLAAFAFTLPDHLKMHKGLGKWLLRRWLETGLPGARPFERKRGFTVPVGAWIARRGDELGDLVARQDAILEIFRPDAVRRLFAHSDRQKLGKAAWTILFYALWRRVHIEGKNADGDVFEVLSDGLAP from the coding sequence ATGTGCGGCATTGCCGGGGTGATGACGAAGGCGGCGGCGATTCCGGGCGAGGCCCAACTCGACGCCTTGGGTCGGGCGCTCGCCCATCGGGGGCCGGACGGCGCGGGACGCTATCGCGGCGCGGGGGTCGCCTTGGTTCAGACCCGTCTGTCGATCATCGACATCGAGGGTGGCGATCAACCTTTGTACGCCGATCGAACCGGGGGAAGTCGAGGTGGCGCGGGTGGCGACGACGACGTGGTCTTGATCGCCAACGGCGAGATTTACAACTACATCGAATTGCGCGCGACCCTGGGTGAAGAGCGGTTTAAAACCCGTTCCGATTGCGAACCGCCGCTTTTGTTGTATTTGCGCGATGGTGTGGATTTCGCGCGCCATTTGCGCGGCATGTACGCGATCGCGATTTACGACCCGCGCGGCGGGAGCGCCGCCGGGGGGCGTCTCGTCCTCAGCCGCGATCCATTCGGCGTCAAGCCGCTGTACTATGTTGAAAACGAGGACGGTTTCGCCTTCGCCTCGGAACCCCAGGCATTGCTCGCGGCGGGACTTTGTCCGCGTGCGGAAAACCCGCGGGCGCGCGATGAACTGCTCAACCTGCAATTCACCACCGGGATGCAAACCGCCTTCGCCGGTATCCGCCGCGTCGCCCCGGGCGAAACCCTGGTTGTCGAGGGCGGGCGGATCACGGTGCGCCACCGCATCGCCGCGCTGCCCGAAGGCGGCCCGCGCCGCACGGGCAAGGGCGCGGCGTTGCGCGACCTGGACGACGGCCTCAACGAGGCCGTCGCCGTCCATCAGCGCGCCGACGTGCCCTACGGCATGTTTTTGTCCGGCGGCATCGATTCGTCGGTGTTGTTGGCGATGATGTCGCGGCTAAACGAACAACCCGTGACCGCCTTCACGGCGGGCTTTCGCGACGCCGAGGGGGCGGGGGTGCACGACGAACGCGACCACGCCCGGGCGCTGGCCAAAAGCATGCGCGCCCATCATGTCGAGGTCGAATTCGGCGCCGACGATTTCTGGACCCTGCTGCCCAGGATCGCCCGCGCGATGGATGATCCCGCCGCCGATTACGCCATTTTACCGACCTGGAAACTGGCTCAAACCGCGCGTGAAAACGGCATCAAGGTCGTCCTGTCGGGTGAGGGCGGCGACGAGACTTTCGCGGGTTACGGACGTTACCGTACCGCATGTCGTACTTGGCCCTTCGCCCGGGCGATGCGCAGGAAGGGAATTGTTCAGGAGTTGGGCATTTTGCGCCACGAGGATACGGCCCGAACCTGGCGCGCCGGCATGGCGCGGGCCGAGATGGAGGCGGCGCTAAAGGGACGCACCCGCCTTCAAATCGCTCAAGCGGTCGATTGCGCCGATTGGCTGCCGGGCGATCTTCTCACCAAGCTCGATCGCTGCTTGATGGCCCATGGCATCGAAGGTCGGGTGCCGTTTCTCGACCCCAAGCTGGCGGCGTTCGCCTTCACCCTTCCCGATCATTTGAAAATGCACAAGGGACTGGGTAAATGGTTGCTGCGCCGCTGGTTGGAAACCGGTCTGCCCGGCGCGCGCCCGTTCGAACGCAAGCGCGGTTTTACCGTGCCGGTCGGCGCGTGGATCGCCCGGCGTGGCGACGAACTGGGCGATCTTGTCGCCCGCCAGGACGCGATCTTGGAAATTTTCCGCCCCGACGCGGTGCGCCGTCTGTTCGCCCACAGCGATCGTCAAAAACTCGGCAAGGCGGCGTGGACGATCCTGTTCTACGCCTTGTGGCGCCGGGTCCATATCGAGGGGAAGAATGCGGATGGCGACGTTTTCGAGGTCCTGTCCGACGGTCTCGCCCCTTGA
- the pyrC gene encoding dihydroorotase, which translates to MIAETITIAKPDDWHVHLRDGPVLRAVAPYTARSFARAIIMPNLPDPVTTTAHAVAYRERIYAAVAGHGAFTPLMTCYLTPKTDPDDLARGFDENIFTAAKLYPAGATTHSARGVADLRGIYPVFERMEALGMPLLVHGEVTDPEVDIFDREAVFIDRVLSPLLRDFPALKVVLEHITTAQAVDFVRAQGPRVGATITVHHLMINRNALFKGGIRPHLYCLPIAKREQHRLALVEAATSGDACFFLGTDTAPHTVSAKEAACGCAGIFSAPAAIELYAQVFDEQNALDKFEAFAALNGARFYGLPLNDEILTLSREPWPMAEKIDVEREGVIAPFCAGETILWRQHGDMG; encoded by the coding sequence ATGATTGCCGAGACGATAACGATCGCCAAACCCGATGATTGGCACGTTCATTTGCGCGACGGGCCGGTTTTGCGCGCCGTCGCGCCCTATACCGCGCGCAGTTTCGCCCGCGCCATCATCATGCCCAACCTGCCCGACCCGGTGACCACGACCGCCCACGCGGTGGCGTATCGCGAGCGGATTTACGCCGCGGTGGCGGGGCACGGCGCGTTCACACCGCTAATGACCTGTTACCTGACGCCAAAGACCGATCCCGACGATCTGGCCCGAGGCTTCGATGAAAACATTTTCACCGCCGCCAAACTGTATCCCGCGGGGGCGACCACCCATTCGGCGCGCGGCGTGGCCGACCTGCGCGGCATCTATCCGGTGTTCGAACGGATGGAGGCGCTTGGTATGCCGCTTCTGGTGCACGGCGAAGTCACCGACCCCGAGGTCGATATCTTCGACCGTGAGGCGGTCTTCATCGACCGGGTGTTAAGCCCGTTGCTTCGCGACTTTCCGGCGCTGAAGGTCGTCCTCGAGCACATCACCACGGCCCAGGCGGTGGATTTCGTGCGCGCCCAAGGCCCCCGGGTTGGGGCGACGATCACGGTTCATCACCTGATGATCAACCGCAACGCCCTGTTCAAGGGGGGCATACGCCCGCATTTGTATTGTCTGCCCATCGCCAAGCGCGAGCAGCATCGCCTCGCCCTCGTCGAGGCGGCGACGTCGGGGGACGCCTGCTTTTTCCTCGGCACCGACACCGCGCCCCATACGGTCAGCGCCAAGGAAGCGGCATGCGGCTGCGCCGGCATTTTCAGCGCCCCGGCGGCGATCGAATTATACGCCCAGGTTTTCGACGAACAAAACGCCCTCGATAAGTTCGAGGCCTTCGCCGCACTCAACGGCGCGCGCTTCTACGGCCTACCACTCAACGATGAAATCCTGACCCTGTCGCGTGAGCCATGGCCCATGGCGGAAAAAATAGACGTCGAAAGGGAGGGCGTGATCGCGCCGTTTTGCGCCGGAGAGACCATTTTGTGGCGTCAGCACGGCGACATGGGATAA
- a CDS encoding ABC transporter permease has translation MNFSVIFENLPQLLDGVGVTLELVGVSLLIGACIALPMALMRVSRNPALKTFAYGYIFFFRGTPLLVQIFLIYYGASQFPSVRDSFLWPILREAYWCAIIAFALNTGAYTAEILRGAIQAVPAGQIEAARAIGMTRAKMYRRIILPQAFRIGLPAYGNEIILMLKGSALASTITLLDLTGMARTIIARTYMPVELFFAAGVIYFILTAILTQVLKRVERRVNRHMTTANT, from the coding sequence ATGAATTTTTCCGTTATTTTCGAAAATCTGCCCCAACTGTTGGACGGCGTGGGGGTGACCCTGGAGCTGGTGGGCGTCTCGTTGCTGATCGGGGCCTGCATCGCCCTGCCCATGGCCTTGATGCGGGTCAGCCGCAACCCGGCCCTGAAGACCTTCGCCTATGGTTATATCTTCTTTTTCCGCGGCACCCCACTTTTGGTGCAGATTTTCCTGATCTACTACGGCGCATCACAGTTTCCCAGCGTACGCGACAGCTTTTTGTGGCCGATCCTGCGCGAGGCGTACTGGTGCGCGATCATCGCCTTCGCCCTGAACACCGGGGCCTATACGGCGGAAATCCTACGGGGCGCCATTCAGGCCGTCCCCGCCGGCCAGATCGAGGCCGCCCGCGCGATCGGCATGACGCGCGCCAAGATGTACCGGCGTATCATCCTGCCCCAGGCCTTTCGCATCGGGCTGCCCGCCTATGGCAATGAAATTATTCTGATGCTCAAGGGATCGGCGCTGGCGAGCACGATTACCCTGCTCGATCTGACCGGCATGGCGCGCACCATCATCGCGCGCACCTACATGCCGGTAGAGCTGTTTTTCGCCGCCGGCGTCATTTATTTTATCCTGACCGCCATCTTGACCCAGGTCCTGAAACGGGTCGAACGACGCGTCAACCGCCATATGACGACGGCGAACACCTAA
- a CDS encoding ABC transporter permease produces the protein MIDFHGFFDQLLLGALMTLKVAFGALALGLGLGLVAAVAKLSRSTVARAMAGTFTGVIRGIPELLVVLIIYFGSAGLLTRLAEDFGHTGFVEISPYGAGVIALGMTFGAYASEVFRGAIMAIPVGQIEAARAIGMSNSLIFRRITLPQLWRIALPGLGNLFLVLLKDTSLISVIGLEELMRKTTIAVGYTKEPFTFYLAASVLYLLMTVVSMTALYFAEKSANKGFIRDGG, from the coding sequence ATGATCGATTTTCACGGATTTTTCGACCAACTTCTGCTCGGCGCGCTGATGACCCTAAAGGTCGCCTTCGGCGCCCTGGCGCTGGGTCTCGGCCTCGGACTTGTCGCCGCCGTCGCCAAGCTATCGCGCTCCACCGTGGCGCGCGCCATGGCGGGAACGTTCACCGGCGTCATCCGGGGCATTCCCGAACTGCTGGTCGTCCTCATCATCTATTTCGGCTCCGCCGGGCTGCTGACGCGCCTCGCCGAGGATTTCGGCCATACCGGTTTCGTCGAGATCAGCCCCTACGGCGCCGGGGTCATCGCGCTGGGTATGACCTTTGGGGCCTACGCCAGCGAGGTTTTTCGCGGCGCGATCATGGCGATCCCGGTCGGTCAGATCGAGGCGGCGCGCGCCATCGGCATGTCCAACAGTCTCATTTTCAGGCGCATCACCCTGCCTCAGTTGTGGCGCATCGCCCTGCCCGGGCTGGGCAATCTTTTTCTCGTCCTGCTCAAGGATACCTCGCTGATCTCGGTCATCGGGCTTGAGGAACTGATGCGTAAAACGACGATCGCGGTGGGCTATACCAAGGAACCTTTCACCTTTTATCTGGCCGCCTCGGTGCTTTATCTGCTGATGACCGTGGTGTCGATGACCGCGCTTTATTTCGCCGAAAAATCGGCCAACAAGGGTTTTATCCGGGACGGCGGTTGA
- a CDS encoding ABC transporter substrate-binding protein has translation MFFKKIALAAVAVMAFGATAQASETIRIGTEGAYPPFNQIDPNGKVVGFDIDIANALCDVMKVKCEFVTQDWDGLIPALKVKKFDAIIAFMSITDKRKKAVDFTDPYCSNTLGYVAKKGSTLNIDDLNGKTIGAQRATISATYLADHVKGAKVKLYDTQENAYLDLSTGRTDAVLADNPANYEWLRSDAGKGFVQVGKPVDINDKIGIAVRKGDPLRERLNAALKVILANGTYQKINKKYFPFSIY, from the coding sequence ATGTTTTTCAAGAAAATCGCCCTAGCGGCCGTCGCCGTCATGGCCTTCGGCGCAACCGCCCAAGCAAGCGAGACCATCCGTATCGGGACCGAGGGCGCGTACCCCCCGTTCAACCAAATCGATCCCAACGGGAAGGTCGTCGGCTTCGACATCGACATCGCCAATGCGCTTTGCGATGTGATGAAGGTCAAATGCGAATTCGTCACCCAGGACTGGGACGGCCTCATCCCCGCCCTCAAGGTCAAGAAATTCGACGCCATCATCGCCTTCATGTCGATCACCGACAAACGTAAAAAAGCCGTTGACTTCACCGATCCCTACTGTTCCAACACCCTGGGCTACGTCGCCAAGAAGGGATCGACGCTGAACATCGACGATCTGAACGGCAAGACCATCGGCGCCCAACGTGCGACGATCAGCGCCACCTATCTCGCCGATCACGTCAAGGGGGCCAAGGTCAAACTGTACGACACCCAGGAAAACGCATATCTCGATCTGTCTACCGGACGCACCGACGCCGTGCTCGCCGACAATCCAGCGAACTACGAATGGCTGCGCTCCGACGCCGGCAAGGGCTTTGTCCAGGTTGGCAAGCCGGTCGACATCAACGATAAGATCGGCATCGCGGTGCGCAAGGGCGATCCCCTGCGCGAACGCCTGAACGCCGCCCTGAAGGTCATCCTCGCCAACGGAACCTATCAGAAAATCAACAAAAAATATTTCCCCTTCAGCATTTACTGA